One window of Acipenser ruthenus chromosome 17, fAciRut3.2 maternal haplotype, whole genome shotgun sequence genomic DNA carries:
- the LOC117423737 gene encoding small ribosomal subunit protein mS22-like isoform X2, producing the protein MAAFRITRRLIRDVELKSTVLFRCARRTLCSESANSSPTDGRSPQFSDEEVQNILTKITGLDLQKAFRPVKQELKPPTYRLMTDAQLAQERFIVIREPGGTLRKATWEERDRMVQLYFPREGRRLTPPPVFKEENLMVVFLQDRHEDILDLCLVQFEPDSPDYRRVHNLTYEDIGKHGKYDLLRSTRHFGGMVWYLVNGKKIDGLLIDMIQRDLIQDTASVIHLYHMLHPRGSSAKEAGEQQAQGIDLVKIFARTESQKAGYVELALQAYQETSTERSAQSSSP; encoded by the exons ATGGCAGCTTTCAGAATAACAAGGCGTTTAATTAGAGACGTGGAACTGAAATCAACCGTGTTGTTTAGATGTGCAAGGAGGACGCTTTGCAGCGAGTCTGCTAATAGCA GTCCCACAGATGGCAGAAGTCCCCAGTTTTCAGACGAGGAGGTTCAGAATATTTTGACCAAAATCACAGGGCTGGACCTGCAGAAAGCATTCCGACCCGTTAAACAGGAGCTGAAGCCGCCAACCTACAGACTGATGACAGACGCGCAGCTTGCACAG gagCGTTTCATTGTGATCCGGGAACCTGGCGGCACTCTGCGCAAGGCGACCTGGGAAGAAAGGGACCGGATGGTGCAGCTCTACTTCCCCCGGGAAGGCAGGAGGCTCACACCTCCACCAGTCTTCAAAGAGGAAAACCTAATG GTTGTGTTCCTCCAAGACCGTCATGAGGACATCCTTGACCTCTGCCTTGTCCAGTTTGAACCGGATTCACCAGACTACAGAAGA GTCCACAATCTGACATATGAAGACATTGGTAAACATGGAAAGTATGACCTCCTGCGTTCAACAAGGCACTTTGGTGGAATGGTCTGGTACTTGGTGAATGGAAAGAAAATAGACGGCTTACTGATCGATATGATCCAGAGAGACCT aATACAAGATACTGCAAGTGTTATTCATCTGTACCACATGCTGCATCCTCGAGGTTCATCTGCAAAGGAAGCTGGTGAACAGCAAGCCCAAGGGATTGATTTGGTAAAG ATTTTTGCCAGGACAGAATCTCAAAAGGCTGGATATGTTGAACTTGCACTCCAAGCTTATCAGGAAACATCAACCGAACGCTCTGCACAATCATCCTCACCTTGA
- the LOC117423736 gene encoding coatomer subunit beta' — translation MPLRLDIKRKLTARSDRVKSVDLHPTEPWMLASLYNGSVCVWNHESQTLVKTFEVCDLPVRASKFVARKNWVITGADDMQIRVFNYNTLERVHMFEAHSDYIRCIAVHPTQPYILTSSDDMLIKLWDWEKKWTCSQVFEGHTHYVMQIVINPKDNNQFASASLDRTIKVWQLGSSSPNFTLEGHEKGVNCIDYYSGGDKPYLISGADDRLVKIWDYQNKTCVQTLEGHAQNVSCVSFHPELPIIITGSEDGTVRIWHSSTYRLESTLNYGMERVWCVASLRGSNNVALGYDEGSIIIKLGREEPAMSMDANGKIIWAKHSEVQQANLKAMGDTEIKDGERLPLAVKDMGSCEIYPQTIQHNPNGRFVVVCGDGEYIIYTAMALRNKSFGSAQEFVWAHDSSEYAIRESSSVVKIFKNFKEKKSFKPDFGAEGIYGGFLLGVRSVNGLAFYDWDNTELIRRIEIQPKHIFWSDSGELVCIATEESFFILKYLGEKVAAAQESNEGITEDGIEDAFEVQGEIQEIVKTGLWVGDCFIYTSSVNRLNYFVGGEIVTIAHLDRTMYLLGYIPKDNRLYLGDKELNIVSYSLLVSVLEYQTAVMRRDFGMADKVLPTIPKEQRTRVAHFLEKQGFKPQALAVSSDPEHRFELALQLGELKIAYQLAVEAESEQKWKQLAELAISKCQFGLAQECLHHAQDYGGLLLLATASGNATMVNKLAEAAEKDGKNNVAFMTYFLQGKLDHCLELLIRTGRLPEAAFLARTYLPSQVSRVVKLWRESLSKVNQKAAESLADPTEYGNLFPGLKEAFVAEQFIKETSLGKLRPAAEYPLVTMNEERNVLEEAKGYEPKGAVLSQETVPKEEMTEAAAFPEPSFVMQASAPEPNPAPTPTEPTPDKPEKTLNEEFEEDLDNLDLEDIDTTDVNLDDDFLDD, via the exons ATG CCTCTGAGACTAGATATTAAGCGGAAGCTCACAGCTCGGTCTGACCGAGTGAAGAGCGTGGACCTGCACCCAACAGAGCCCTGGATGTTAGCCAGTCTTTATAATGGCAGTGTCTGTGTATGGAACCATGAAAGCCAG ACTCTCGTGAAGACGTTTGAAGTGTGTGATTTGCCAGTAAGAGCCTCCAAATTTGTTGCCAGAAAGAATTGGGTCATCACTGGAGCG GATGACATGCAGATTCGAGTTTTCAACTACAACACCTTGGAGAGAGTTCACATGTTCGAAGCACACTCCGATTATATCCGATGCATAGCGGTGCATCCCACACAGCCATACATTCTGACCAGCAGTG ATGACATGCTTATCAAGCTTTGGGACTGGGAGAAAAAATGGACCTGTAGCCAAGTGTTTGAGGGCCATACACATTATGTTATGCAAATTGTCATCAACCCCAAAGACAACAACCAGTTTGCCAGTGCCTCTCTGGACAGAACAATTAAG gtgTGGCAACTTGGCTCATCCTCTCCAAACTTCACATTAGAGGGCCATGAAAAGGGAGTGAACTGCATTGATTATTACAGTGGAGGTGACAAACCTTACCTCATTTCAGGAGCTGATGATCGATTAGTGAAAATTTGGGACTACCAg AACAAGACCTGTGTGCAAACGTTAGAAGGACATGCTCAGAACGTATCATGTGTCAGCTTTCATCCTGAGCTCCCCATCATCATCACCGGCTCAGAAGACG GCACTGTTCGTATCTGGCATTCAAGCACATACCGCCTGGAGAGCACGCTGAACTATGGCATGGAGAGAGTGTGGTGTGTGGCCAGCCTACGGGGCTCCAACAACGTGGCACTGGGGTACGATGAAGGCAGCATTATCATTAAG CTTGGTCGTGAGGAGCCTGCTATGTCCATGGATGCTAATGGAAAGATCATTTGGGCTAAACACTCCGAGGTCCAGCAGGCTAATCTGAAAGCCATGGGTGATACTGAAATTAAGGATGGAGAGCGGCTGCCTTTGGCTGTGAAAGACATGGGAAGCTGCGAGATCTACCCACAGACGATCCAGCACAACCCCAATGGCAG atTTGTTGTGGTATGTGGAGATGGGGAATACATCATCTATACTGCCATGGCATTGAGAAACAAGAGCTTCGGGTCTGCACAGGAGTTTGTCTGGGCACATGATTCCTCTGA GTATGCAATTAGGGAAAGCAGCAGCGTTGTGAAGATCTTtaaaaacttcaaagaaaagaaGTCTTTCAAACCAGATTTTGGTGCAGAAg GTATCTATGGCGGGTTCTTGTTGGGAGTCAGATCTGTTAATGGTTTGGCATTTTATGATTGGGATAACACAGAACTGATCCGCCGAATTGAAATCCAGCCTAAACAT ATTTTCTGGTCCGACTCTGGGGAGCTGGTCTGCATTGCTACTGAGGAGTCATTTTTCATTCTGAAATACCTGGGAGAGAAGGTGGCAGCAGCGCAGGAATCAAATGAGGGCATAACTGAAGACGGCATTGAGGATGCCTTTGAG GTTCAGGGAGAAATCCAGGAAATAGTCAAGACAGGGTTGTGGGTCGGAGATTGCTTCATCTACACCAGCTCTGTAAACAGGCTGAATTACTTTGTTGGCGGAGAAATTGTTACCATTGCTCACTTGGACAG aACTATGTATCTTTTGGGTTATATCCCCAAAGATAACCGGCTGTACCTGGGTGATAAAGAGTTGAACATTGTCAGTTATTCCctgctggtctctgtgctggaATACCAGACTGCAGTGATGAGGAGAGACTTTGGTATGGCAGATAAGGTTCTTCCTACAATTCCGAAAGAACAGAGAACCAGAGTGGCACACTTTCTAGAAAAACAG GGTTTCAAACCGCAAGCCCTTGCAGTATCTTCAGATCCAGAGCATCGCTTTGAACTGGCTCTGCAGCTTGGGGAGCTGAAGATCGCATATCAGCTGGCAGTCGAAGCAGAG TCGGAGCAGAAGTGGAAGCAGCTAGCTGAGCTTGCCATCAGTAAGTGTCAGTTTGGCCTTGCCCAGGAATGCCTTCACCACGCACAGGACTACGGTGGACTTCTGTTGCTGGCCACTGCCTCTGGTAATGCCACCATGGTCAACAAACTTGCTGAGGCGGCTGAAAAGGACGGCAAGAATAACGTTGCTTTTATGACCTACTTCTTGCAGGGAAA ACTCGACCACTGTCTGGAACTGTTGATTCGGACAGGACGTCTTCCTGAAGCTGCCTTTCTCGCTCGTACCTACCTTCCAAGTCAGGTGTCAAG ggTTGTAAAACTGTGGCGAGAGAGTCTTTCCAAAGTGAACCAGAAAGCTGCAGAGTCTTTAGCTGATCCCACCGAATATGGAAACCTGTTTCCAGGGTTGAAAGAAGCATTTGTGGCGGAACAATTCATTAAGGAAACTAGTCTTGGAAAGTTGAGACCAGCTGCGGAGTACCCACTAGTCACT aTGAACGAAGAGAGAAATGTATTGGAAGAAGCTAAAGGTTATGAGCCAAAAGGAGCAGTTCTGTcacag gAGACTGTTCCGAAAGAAGAAATGACTGAAGCAGCAGCGTTCCCAGAACCGTCGTTCGTGATGCAAGCCTCTGCACCCGAACCCAACCCCGCACCAACTCCCACAGAACCCACTCCAGACAAACCTGAAAAG acttTGAATGAAGAATTTGAAGAAGATTTGGATAACTTGGATCTGGAAGACATTGACACAACAGACGTAAACCTGGATGATGATTTCTTAGATGACTAA
- the LOC117423737 gene encoding small ribosomal subunit protein mS22-like isoform X1, producing the protein MAAFRITRRLIRDVELKSTVLFRCARRTLCSESANSSPTDGRSPQFSDEEVQNILTKITGLDLQKAFRPVKQELKPPTYRLMTDAQLAQATQKAMQIAKERLKMPPVLPERKPIDDVLAEDKFLEGLETVKYVFTDITYNIPHRERFIVIREPGGTLRKATWEERDRMVQLYFPREGRRLTPPPVFKEENLMVVFLQDRHEDILDLCLVQFEPDSPDYRRVHNLTYEDIGKHGKYDLLRSTRHFGGMVWYLVNGKKIDGLLIDMIQRDLIQDTASVIHLYHMLHPRGSSAKEAGEQQAQGIDLVKIFARTESQKAGYVELALQAYQETSTERSAQSSSP; encoded by the exons ATGGCAGCTTTCAGAATAACAAGGCGTTTAATTAGAGACGTGGAACTGAAATCAACCGTGTTGTTTAGATGTGCAAGGAGGACGCTTTGCAGCGAGTCTGCTAATAGCA GTCCCACAGATGGCAGAAGTCCCCAGTTTTCAGACGAGGAGGTTCAGAATATTTTGACCAAAATCACAGGGCTGGACCTGCAGAAAGCATTCCGACCCGTTAAACAGGAGCTGAAGCCGCCAACCTACAGACTGATGACAGACGCGCAGCTTGCACAG GCTACACAGAAAGCAATGCAAATTGCTAAAGAAAGGCTAAAAATGCCACCAGTTCTTCCAGAACGAAAACCGATTGATGACGTTTTAGCGGAAGATAAGTTCCTGGAGGGATTGGAGACAGTGAAATACGTGTTTACTGACATTACCTACAACATCCCACACAGA gagCGTTTCATTGTGATCCGGGAACCTGGCGGCACTCTGCGCAAGGCGACCTGGGAAGAAAGGGACCGGATGGTGCAGCTCTACTTCCCCCGGGAAGGCAGGAGGCTCACACCTCCACCAGTCTTCAAAGAGGAAAACCTAATG GTTGTGTTCCTCCAAGACCGTCATGAGGACATCCTTGACCTCTGCCTTGTCCAGTTTGAACCGGATTCACCAGACTACAGAAGA GTCCACAATCTGACATATGAAGACATTGGTAAACATGGAAAGTATGACCTCCTGCGTTCAACAAGGCACTTTGGTGGAATGGTCTGGTACTTGGTGAATGGAAAGAAAATAGACGGCTTACTGATCGATATGATCCAGAGAGACCT aATACAAGATACTGCAAGTGTTATTCATCTGTACCACATGCTGCATCCTCGAGGTTCATCTGCAAAGGAAGCTGGTGAACAGCAAGCCCAAGGGATTGATTTGGTAAAG ATTTTTGCCAGGACAGAATCTCAAAAGGCTGGATATGTTGAACTTGCACTCCAAGCTTATCAGGAAACATCAACCGAACGCTCTGCACAATCATCCTCACCTTGA